The following are from one region of the Girardinichthys multiradiatus isolate DD_20200921_A chromosome 9, DD_fGirMul_XY1, whole genome shotgun sequence genome:
- the si:ch211-262h13.5 gene encoding alpha-2-HS-glycoprotein — MDICTLLLLISLISLHTFQVKGEGFVLKPIELAPIPCNDKAVEKLSRLAVTYINEDRTEGYKFALNRIANVYLHAQGPAGNVYYLDLDVLETKCHIGSPKPWKRCDVRPFMETQISGNCNTSILHTPEGYSYLYSYDCALVPDPPEKLQQTCPACPVLLAVESPEAMNAAGITLEFYKRQSTLGAGLGVKKVTRAAAQNVPTKAIFVEYTVQQCPEGFTERGTCQRLTLKSDTQTAGFCKGSVYGDFSKHPDVQVSCEMYKIQNVDMVQPVKPQIHDLSKDLVIPTFPSLPDDLQPIPSDPLTPTAAQPDFFGPADIPSLPSEPPIVVNPSVPLTSSSSESDESMVNQQQQTLDSSSEEMGGPVARRPPFNFLYRRHNREKRQSLTETSPSHQPVFLSDFPSGPSPFRSCPGPARYSTV, encoded by the exons ATGGACATCTGCACACTTCTGCTGCTAATATCTCTCATATCTCTTCACACTTTTCAGGTGAAAGGGGAGGGTTTTGTGCTGAAGCCCATCGAACTTGCTCCAATTCCCTGTAACGACAAAGCTGTGGAGAAGCTTTCTCGACTGGCCGTCACTTACATCAACGAGGATCGCACCGAGGGCTACAAGTTTGCCCTCAACCGCATTGCCAATGTCTACCTGCATGCTCAG GGACCAGCAGGCAATGTGTACTACCTGGACCTGGATGTCCTGGAGACCAAGTGTCACATAGGCAGCCCAAAGCCGTGGAAGCGTTGTGATGTCAGACCCTTCATGGAAACA CAAATCTCGGGTAACTGCAACACCTCCATTCTGCACACACCAGAGGGCTACTCCTACCTCTACAGTTACGACTGCGCTCTCGTTCCAG ATCCGCCAGAGAAGCTACAGCAGACCTGTCCAGCCTGCCCGGTCCTGCTCGCCGTAGAGAGCCCAGAGGCCATGAATGCTGCTGGGATCACTCTGGAGTTCTATAAGAGGCAGTCCACGCTGGGTGCCGGGCTCGGTGTGAAAAAGGTCACCCGAGCTGCAGCTCAG aaTGTGCCAACAAAAGCCATCTTTGTGGAGTACACGGTCCAGCAGTGTCCAGAGGGATTTACAGAGAGAGGAACCTGCCAGCGACTGACTCTCAAATCAGACACACAG actgcaggtttctGTAAGGGGTCTGTGTATGGAGATTTTAGCAAACACCCTGATGTTCAGGTGTCCTGTGAGATGTATAAAATACAG AATGTTGACATGGTCCAACCAGTGAAACCGCAGATTCACGACCTTTCCAAAGACCTTGTGATCCCAACCTTTCCATCTCTGCCTGATGACCTGCAGCCCATTCCCTCTGACCCTCTGACTCCCACTGCTGCTCAGCCAGATTTCTTTGGCCCAGCAGATATACCCTCTCTTCCTTCAGAACCCCCTATTGTGGTTAACCCCTCAGTCCCTCTCACCTCTTCTTCTAGTGAGTCTGATGAGAGCATGGTAAACCAACAACAGCAGACTCTGGATTCATCCTCTGAGGAAATGGGAGGTCCAGTGGCCCGGCGTCCACCATTTAACTTCCTCTACCGTAGGCATAACCGTGAGAAGCGGCAGAGCTTGACGGAGACCTCTCCCTCACACCAACCAGTCTTCTTGTCTGATTTCCCCAGCGGACCATCTCCGTTTCGATCCTGTCCTGGACCGGCTCGATATTCCACAGTGTAA